A stretch of Ectothiorhodospiraceae bacterium BW-2 DNA encodes these proteins:
- the pgl gene encoding 6-phosphogluconolactonase — protein MTVLMAGIAQSSFNTECESIAIMQQRHKYFWHIATHPTDWARLIATKMAETALEAIRARGICHLVLPGGTTPKPIVEALLDRELPWERFEFYLTDERCVRKGSAERNDQLFTYMLEQQPAFSPDQFHPMMAERGPKNGAAAMRRKLFSVVPFDLVVTGLGEDGHTASLFPDDSAALESKDSVVAIYDAPKPPPNRISLGLFRLRSARERIVIARGAGKREIIRRIRAGERFPVTEIRPNHWFVDHEALPLQPPEPNPNDPLV, from the coding sequence ATGACTGTATTAATGGCTGGTATCGCCCAGTCTAGTTTCAATACTGAGTGTGAGTCTATCGCTATCATGCAACAACGACATAAATATTTTTGGCATATCGCCACCCATCCTACCGACTGGGCGCGGCTTATTGCGACCAAAATGGCTGAGACTGCCCTAGAGGCGATCCGTGCTCGGGGGATCTGCCATCTGGTACTTCCTGGGGGGACGACCCCAAAACCGATCGTCGAAGCGCTACTCGACAGAGAGCTGCCGTGGGAGCGGTTTGAGTTCTATCTGACCGATGAGCGTTGCGTTCGTAAAGGGAGTGCTGAGCGCAATGATCAACTCTTTACCTACATGCTTGAGCAGCAGCCGGCCTTTAGTCCCGACCAGTTCCATCCGATGATGGCGGAGCGGGGGCCAAAAAACGGGGCTGCGGCGATGCGGCGTAAACTCTTTTCAGTGGTACCGTTTGATCTGGTTGTCACCGGTCTAGGGGAGGATGGCCACACCGCCAGCCTCTTTCCTGACGATAGCGCAGCGCTAGAGAGCAAAGATAGTGTGGTGGCGATCTATGATGCCCCTAAACCGCCCCCTAATCGCATCTCTTTGGGGCTATTTCGGCTCCGTAGCGCCCGAGAACGGATCGTGATCGCCCGAGGTGCCGGTAAGCGGGAGATTATTCGCCGCATTCGTGCCGGAGAGCGCTTTCCGGTCACCGAGATTCGACCTAACCACTGGTTTGTTGATCACGAAGCGCTACCGCTGCAGCCGCCAGAGCCGAACCCTAACGACCCGCTAGTTTAA
- a CDS encoding MoaD/ThiS family protein, whose amino-acid sequence MTVRVKFFASLREQVGCEGATVEIGESATVADIWLMASGGRPMPAHTLTSRNQDYCSLHDRVESGDEIAFFPPVTGG is encoded by the coding sequence ATGACCGTTAGAGTAAAATTTTTTGCCTCGCTGAGGGAGCAGGTCGGTTGCGAAGGGGCAACGGTAGAGATTGGCGAGAGCGCTACGGTGGCTGATATCTGGTTAATGGCCTCGGGGGGGCGGCCTATGCCGGCTCACACCCTCACTTCGCGCAATCAGGACTACTGCTCGCTGCACGACAGGGTAGAGAGTGGCGATGAGATCGCCTTCTTTCCACCTGTCACCGGAGGGTGA
- a CDS encoding metallophosphoesterase, with protein sequence MRVCIVSDSHDNRPMLTAAVEASIAWGAKMVFHCGDVVAPTALRPLLPLKIPVHVIHGNNRGDTYAMFMLSQEPGSHIHYHGQDAGLEIAGKRIFLVHYPHYAEALALTGKWDIVCCGHDHRAKIETIEHSRGQTLLLNPGTTAGIGPKASYIRGDLATMAFEIIELNRD encoded by the coding sequence ATGAGAGTCTGTATCGTCTCCGATAGCCACGATAACCGCCCGATGCTGACAGCGGCGGTCGAGGCGTCGATCGCTTGGGGGGCTAAGATGGTGTTCCACTGCGGCGATGTGGTCGCACCGACGGCACTACGACCCCTGCTACCGCTAAAGATTCCGGTGCATGTCATTCACGGTAACAATAGGGGCGATACTTACGCGATGTTTATGCTCAGTCAGGAGCCGGGGAGCCATATCCACTACCACGGCCAAGATGCCGGCTTAGAGATTGCCGGTAAGCGTATCTTTCTCGTTCACTACCCCCACTACGCCGAAGCGTTGGCGCTCACCGGTAAGTGGGATATCGTCTGCTGTGGCCATGATCACCGCGCCAAAATAGAGACTATCGAGCATAGTCGGGGGCAGACGCTGCTGCTTAATCCCGGCACGACAGCCGGTATCGGCCCGAAAGCGAGCTACATTCGGGGTGATTTGGCCACCATGGCGTTTGAGATTATTGAACTTAATCGAGATTAA
- a CDS encoding YcjX family protein, whose protein sequence is MIAKVEFNRIEQGVVTVAHLPHSGVQRWFDGVRDRTDEFVDRLLERRLTLGVTGFSRSGKSTFLTSFIHQLRHFQNAQLTALPPDTRHRLIGVELIDVKGNGLPRFPYDQGIRALSDDPPRWPDPTEGISTLMLELRCRPRGGVMSALGRRYERLYIEITDYPGEWLLDLPLLGVDYLGWCEQCQSLFSQQPRQTLLGSLYDDLARLDPLAPFDEHDIERHYRSYLAFLKRCRAENLNVIQPGRFLLEDKTSRESLFPFVPLLELHRYGAEELARVPSQSLLGVMQQRYQHYCEHWVKPFYRDHFSRVSRHLVLVDVLQALNGGEGHLEDMQLGLTQVLGSFDYGQNSLIRRLFAPVVEKVIFVASKIDQVLPDQHENIRVLTGTMVHEAYRRASYEQVELHTEAVSAVRTTTKATHQQRQMLMGQVEGGVAGYLSHPDIPDHIPSAAEWQQFEGWVLRRLLPPSGLKLLQGGTLPHIRLDSVIRELIGDKL, encoded by the coding sequence GTGATCGCAAAAGTTGAGTTTAATCGAATCGAACAGGGAGTTGTGACCGTGGCCCACCTACCACACTCTGGCGTACAGCGCTGGTTTGACGGCGTGAGAGATCGTACCGATGAGTTTGTTGACCGACTACTAGAGCGGCGTCTGACACTCGGTGTCACCGGCTTTAGTCGTAGCGGCAAATCGACCTTTTTAACTAGTTTTATCCACCAGCTACGCCACTTTCAAAATGCCCAACTAACGGCACTACCACCCGATACCCGTCATCGCCTCATTGGCGTGGAGCTGATCGATGTGAAGGGTAACGGTCTGCCCCGTTTTCCCTATGACCAAGGCATTCGGGCGCTAAGCGACGATCCGCCGCGCTGGCCCGATCCGACCGAGGGGATTAGTACCCTCATGTTGGAGCTGCGCTGCCGCCCCCGTGGCGGGGTGATGTCGGCGTTAGGGCGGCGTTACGAAAGACTCTATATCGAAATTACCGACTACCCGGGCGAGTGGCTGCTCGATCTGCCGTTGTTGGGGGTCGATTATCTGGGGTGGTGCGAGCAGTGTCAGTCGCTCTTTAGTCAGCAGCCACGGCAGACGCTATTGGGCTCGCTCTATGATGATTTGGCTCGACTTGATCCTTTAGCGCCGTTCGATGAGCACGACATTGAGCGCCACTATCGTAGCTATTTGGCCTTCTTAAAGCGCTGTCGGGCGGAGAATCTGAATGTGATTCAGCCCGGGCGCTTTTTGTTGGAGGATAAGACCAGTCGAGAGTCGCTCTTCCCCTTTGTGCCGCTGTTAGAGCTGCACCGCTACGGAGCAGAGGAGTTAGCTCGCGTGCCGAGTCAGAGTCTGCTCGGGGTGATGCAGCAGCGCTATCAACACTACTGTGAGCATTGGGTCAAACCGTTCTATCGCGACCACTTTAGTCGTGTGAGCCGCCATCTAGTGCTGGTCGATGTGCTGCAGGCGCTCAATGGTGGCGAGGGGCATTTGGAGGATATGCAGCTAGGACTCACTCAGGTGCTAGGTAGCTTTGATTATGGCCAAAATAGTCTGATTCGGCGGCTGTTCGCCCCTGTGGTCGAAAAGGTGATCTTTGTCGCCTCCAAAATTGATCAAGTGCTGCCCGATCAGCACGAAAATATTCGGGTGCTAACCGGCACAATGGTACATGAGGCCTACCGTCGCGCTAGCTATGAACAGGTCGAACTCCATACCGAGGCGGTGTCGGCGGTACGGACGACCACCAAAGCCACTCATCAACAGCGGCAGATGTTAATGGGGCAAGTTGAGGGGGGAGTGGCGGGCTATTTAAGCCATCCTGATATTCCGGACCATATCCCCTCCGCAGCAGAGTGGCAGCAGTTTGAGGGGTGGGTGCTGCGACGACTGCTCCCCCCATCAGGATTGAAGCTGCTACAGGGCGGGACGCTGCCGCATATTCGTCTCGATAGTGTTATTCGTGAGCTGATTGGAGATAAACTGTAA
- a CDS encoding DUF697 domain-containing protein: MAVNHDPYFIPIDNQLLQRPEPVSGDSGLELLLTPRGEEPLTRLEPMRNHFIKPLLLTLLLTLLGWGGVELSLVLTSLYQWSHYAAMAVMGLLLLLTLLTLLSLSRFRQQARELQQLQQLRATATELRQSRGYGEATAYLKRLDSFYHGKPHYSYWQTTLAEMPDYNNNVETINHLSGHYLAELDRRALKRINSYSRQVGVAVALSPLALFDVLIALWRSLVMVDEVAQIYGVRPSAVGRYRLGKMMLGYLLFTSITELLGDFWEEAVSNQLLGTLSPKLMQGASVGLYTLIIGMRAMELMRPIPFNDEDRPKVGSLFKRLVEWLRGRRGSKEGGRL, encoded by the coding sequence ATGGCTGTCAACCACGATCCTTACTTTATTCCCATCGATAACCAACTGTTGCAGCGACCGGAACCTGTCAGCGGTGACAGTGGGCTGGAGCTACTCTTAACGCCCCGAGGCGAAGAGCCGCTGACCCGATTGGAACCGATGCGCAACCACTTTATAAAACCGCTGCTACTGACGCTGCTACTGACACTGCTCGGCTGGGGCGGGGTGGAGCTCTCTCTCGTGCTCACCTCACTCTATCAATGGAGCCACTATGCGGCTATGGCGGTGATGGGGCTACTGCTGCTACTCACCCTGCTCACCCTGCTCTCTCTTAGTCGCTTTCGGCAACAGGCGCGGGAGCTACAGCAGCTACAGCAGCTCCGAGCGACGGCAACTGAGCTGCGCCAAAGCCGGGGATATGGCGAGGCCACCGCTTATCTAAAAAGGCTCGATAGCTTCTACCACGGCAAGCCGCACTATAGCTATTGGCAGACGACCCTAGCGGAGATGCCCGACTATAACAATAATGTCGAGACGATTAACCATCTTTCGGGTCACTATCTAGCCGAGCTCGATCGCCGCGCCCTAAAGCGGATTAATAGCTACAGTCGCCAAGTCGGGGTGGCGGTGGCGTTAAGCCCCTTGGCGCTGTTTGATGTGCTAATTGCGCTGTGGCGCTCGCTGGTGATGGTCGATGAGGTGGCGCAAATCTATGGGGTACGACCCTCGGCAGTCGGGCGCTACCGCTTAGGTAAAATGATGCTCGGCTATCTGCTTTTTACCAGTATTACCGAACTTTTAGGCGATTTTTGGGAGGAGGCTGTCTCGAATCAGCTACTCGGTACTCTGTCGCCTAAACTGATGCAGGGGGCGAGTGTCGGACTCTATACGCTGATTATCGGTATGCGGGCGATGGAGTTGATGCGCCCGATCCCCTTTAACGATGAGGATCGTCCCAAAGTAGGGAGTCTGTTTAAGCGGCTAGTCGAGTGGCTGCGTGGTCGTCGTGGGAGTAAGGAGGGGGGGAGGTTATGA